CTTTCCCTACCCCACACACCTCTCCTCACTGAGGCCGACTTATTCAGATCTCAATGTAAATGTCTCTTGCTCTGGACTAGAGAAGCAAGGCTTCTCTAACCCCTCACTTGATCAGGTCCTCCGTTATATTATTTCAAATTTCTCTTTAATACCACTTTCACCATCAAAATTAATTAAGTACATGATGATGCATTCAATGCCTGTCTTCCCTGCTAAActatcaagtccaggaagggcggCTGCTTTCACTACTGTCTAGTGATACTGCCTAGCCTAGCTCCTGACACATGTCAGAGACTCAATGCATATTGTTGGGATAAACTGATAGTGTtgtcagataaaatacagaacactcaattaaatttgaatttcagataatcaACAAATTTTTTTAGTGTAGAAGTATGTTCATGTAAATCTAGCAAAAGCATTTATCCAAGTGAGAATTTCCAAAGACAgttcatatttaaagtgctgtGGGAATTCCTcggcagtccagttgttaagagtccatgctttcactgccaagggcctgggtttgatctctggttgaggaactaagatcccacaagccgtgtggcatggccaaaaaataaataaataaaaacaaaaaataaaataaaatgctgtttCCTTTCCTGTTATCAAAGTGCTcttcatccaacaaatatctGTGGAGTCCTAATACTTGTGTATTAGGAGCTGGTAATATAAACTTGAaagcacagccccagcccttgaTGGGCTCACCTGatttagagttctgaaaatatGACTGGTCACCGTAATTGTAGGCACCCAAaacatttttgttaatttattcttATGCCCAAAGTATCACTGTTGGATACACAGTTACATTTCCCCATGAAAGCTCTCTGTACAAATAAACAATAATATCTGTACTAAGTGTGGCTAGGAAACGTTAAATCAAAACTTGAAAACAGAATAGACTTTACCAAATTTTAGTCACAGAATAGAATAAGTTATTATTTCTCATCCGAAAATGCAGCTGAAATGACATTGTGGAAAAATTTGTACTCTAAAAGTAAAGATAGGAGAGACGAGTCATTAAATAAGAAAAGCATTTAAGGTCCACATAGGAGTAATCTTATATGCCAAGAAGAGGAGGATGGacaaattttaaatgactaagCTTTGTGGGAGACTCCAGAGGACTCTTTAAACCAAAATCTAAGCTAACAAATTGGCCTTGGGGTGGGAGAAAATTATAACTTTAGTTAAATATTTCCCCTTGTGTACAGCCTAAGGAGAAGCTTTCTGACCTGTTCTGGGAGATTTACAGGGAAACTACAGTCATCACCTGACTGATCACCTTGGGCTTCCCAGAGTTGCCCTGACTCCCTGCCCTGGGAGGTCATGCAAATAAAGCAAATCATGCAGTCCTGGAATTTCAGAGTTCAAAGTTTTTCTGTAGAGGGAAGCAACCCTTATTTTACAAAGGCACAATTCTCACCAGTTTTTGGGCCAATCTCAGCAGCTGTATTTAACAATTTAGACACACTGAAAATGGCTTGAAGGCTTAAAGAcataacaccataaaactcctagaagagaacataggcaaaacattctctgacaataaatcataccaatgttttcttaggtcagtctcccagggcaatagaaataaaagcaaaaataaacaaacgggacttccctggtggtccagtgggtaagactccacactcccagtgcagggggcctgggttcgatccctggtcagggaactagatcccacatgcgtgcctcaactaagagtctgcatgcagcatgcggcaactaagatcccatgaaCCTCAACTAAGACcaagcacagcctaaataaataaatatttttaaaaatgtaccatatcttttaaaaaaataaaaaataaacaaatgggacctaatcaaacgtataagcttttgtacagcaaaggaaaccataaaacgaaaagacaagctatagactgggagaaaaatatttgcaaatgatgagaccgacaagggcttaatttccaaaatatacaaacagttaaTGCaactcaataaccaaaaaaaaaacaaaaaaacaatcaaaagatggacagaagatctaaatagacatttctccaaagaagacatacagatggccaacaggcacataaagagatgttcaacatcgctaattattagagaaatgtggaaatcaaaactacagtgaggtaccagctcacactggtcagaatggccatcattaaactgtctacaaataataaatgctggagagggtgtggagaaaagggaaccctcctacactgttgatgggaatgtaaattggtgcagccactgtgaaaaacattatggaggttccccccaaaaataaaaatggaggtgccatatgatccagcaatcccactcctggacatgtatctggacaaaactataactcaaaaagatacatggggcttccctggtggtgcagtggttgagagtccgcctgccgatgcaggggacgtgggtttgtgccccggtctgggaagatcccacgtgccgcggagcagctgggcctgtgagccatggccgctgagcctgcgcgtccagagcctgtgctccgcaacgggagaggccacaacagtgagagtcccgtgtactgcaaaaaaaaaaaaaaaaaaaaaaaaggaaaattgataGAGTAATTTTGCTGAACTCATGCCAACGTTTAATAAAGTGGACCAGTCACTTCATCTAATTGGCTCATTAAGTCTCACGTCATCTGCCATCATGTTAGACACTGGTGGAGACCTTTACATCCAGGCCTTCTTGCAGCAATGAATGAGGAGTTACCACACCTGAGTTCAAGTACTTAATTctatcctctttttttctttcttttttcttgatagtATTAATTTTACTTCCATAGATGATTAAAAAGTTGTCATGAAAAACTTAGTCTTTTTCTTGGCTGagccgcatggcatgtgggaccctagttcccccatcagggatGGAACcggggcccctggcagtgagagcaccgagtcataaccactggaccaccaggaattccccgtctttttttttttttttttttggcagggtctacaaataattttattgaacaaataaCACAACAGCCTTCCTAGATTGAGGGCTACCCTCCCCAAGCCATTTCTCACACGCTTAAAGAACAGAGTTTGCCCagtaaggaattttttttaaaaaaagtcatttttatgtAGAAATCAGACTCTGCCCCAACATCCTGGACTAGACTATTTACAAGCTTTCACATTTTAAGTATTCCTTTATGATTTTTCTCTCCCTACCCAGGGCTCCAGTACTTTCCTCTTACTGATCCTGAAGGGATGGGTATACTGTAGTGGAAGGGGTGGTGGGCTCCTCAGAGCTACTGGCACCAGCCCTAGGGTGCTGTCCCTTATCACAGGGTGGTGGATGTGTAAGGGCAAGGGGGATTAGACACAGTAGGTGGGATGTGGCAACACCCCATAGGCACAGGCAGCCAGAGCCCTTCCTGATCCCCATCCTATGCCCTCTCAGTTGGGGTGGGGGTCAACAACTAGTTGCAGTGGGGAGGGATCAGCCCAGCCCCGGGTAGAGGGAGAAACCTCCCACACCTATTGACAGCCAGCAAACTGTCCATCCATCTGGGGGTGGGAACAGATGGGCAGGTAGGCAGGAAGAACCAGGCTTGTTCTGCCTCCAGCTTCTGTCCAACACAGGAGGAATCGAGGTAGCAAACGGCTGCAATGCTCCAACGAGAGGGTAAAGGAAGTGAGGGAAAGGAAGTTCCCATTTGTGTACAGCTCCCACAGCCCTGGGGCTGGAAAAAGGCAGACCATACTTGTAAAGTGCTGTAGCCTACAGCAGGGCTGGGCCCTAGGCAAGCTTGGAAGAATGCAGGCCAGGCAAGGGCACAGGAACCAGGCATTCCTGACCAGCATATGCCCTGCCATGCTCCTTGTAGGGATTGCTGGGAAAGGTGGACTGGTAACTCCGCCATCAGCCCTTGCCAGCCACCAGCCACCTCTTGTCCACAGACAAACCAATACCCAACCAGCATTGTAGGACTGCCCTGCTCACAGGTGAAGGTTCCGGGCCAGTGGAGTTTATTCACGGTTGTGGCCCCAGCCTAGGTTCCTCAATGGAAGCCACACCTTGAGCCTGGGGGTCCTCAATGGAAGCCACACCTTGAGCCTGGGGGTTTCTTGCTGGGGCAGGGCGTGTTTATGCCTGCCACCCCTCAGGCTCACACCTCGTAGAGGATCACAGGGAAATCCACGTGGAGGCGGGGGGGATCCAGCTTCACGATGCCCTGAGGAATCAGGTTCTTATGTACCCGCCTTAGCTTGGCCCGCTTCTGCCCGTTCTTGGTGACGATTGTCTCCTCATAGAACTCGTGAGCCAGATCCCCATCCTCGTCATAGAACATGGAGCCACGGCGAGTGAATACGAAGCGGGGCACGACTCGGCCTCGCGGTCGCACCAAAGCTTGCTCAGCGACAGCCGCCTCCgggccgccgccccccgccgccgaGGCGAAGGGCCACAGGTCCCGAGTTTGGAGCCGCTGGCGCCCATGTCAGGGCCTCCGGCGCATGGCGGGCCCCGCGGCAGCTTCGCTCTCACAGGGCCGTCCGCGCCGCCATGCCCCGCCTCCGCTCGCaggtgccgccgccgccgcagccttccctcattttttttaaatgaagatttaTGGGCTCAAACATTTGagtaaaaaactttttttgtacCCAAAGCAACAAGAACATTTTCAGGGAGTGATTTGGAGAGTAGGTTTTTCTGCCTTCATTCAGTATGTTTTCTGGCTCCTAATTTACTGGCTGCTCTTTTCATATACAAATCCTTATCTACTCTTTCTGGTCCAACTCAAAtgtcatactttttaaaaaatttttatttatttatttttggctgtgttggggcttcgctgctgcgcgcgggctttctctagttgcggcgagtgggggctactcttccttgcagtgcgcgggcttctcattgcggtggcttctcattgcggagcacgggctctaggcgtgcgggcttcagtagttgtggcacatgggctcagtagttgtggctcgcgggcttagttgctccgcggcatgtgggatcttcccagaccagggctcgaacccgtgtcccgtgcattggcaggcggattcttaaccactgcgccaccagggaagggaagggaagggaagccctTCGAGTGTCATACTTCTATAAAGCTTTCTCTTACCACTCCCAACCTTCTTTTGAACCTCCCCACTGCTCTGTATCATTCTTATGACATTTATTACCTTACATTTTGAGGTATGAATATATTGTCTATATCCTTCTTGAGGGGTCTCAGTGGGCACTAGTACACGGAGAAGGACCTTaaagtttcacacacatatattcattgAAGAAAAGAATGGGGAAGCTTGGACAAGCCACTTAGCTTCTCTGTTCCTTAGTCACCTCACTAACGCAACCTATTTCAGGGGTAAGTTGTGAAGAGGTAAATTGTGAACGGAATGAGTTAACACGTGCCAAGGagttttgaaagataaaaaatgaGGGGCAGTGTAAAATACTTTTTCCTGTTCATGAATACTATGCTTTGCTTGTTCATAACTATAATCTTCTGTGTGAAGATAAATGGCTAAATGATTACAAAagaatgttgttgttgtttttttctgtgttgggtcttcgttgttgtgcccgggatttctctctagttgtggcgagcagggggtactcttcgctgtggtgtgtgggcttctcattgctgtggcttctcttgttgtggagcacaggctctaggtgcgcgggcttcagtagtcgtagcatgcaggctcagtagttgtggctcgtgggctgtagaacgcaggctcagtagtgtggtacactggcttcattgctccacggcacgtgggatattcccggacctacgcaccctgcattggcaggcagattcttaaccactgcaccaccaggaaagtccccagacGTGAATTTTAATCTCTCTTTGGCCCTTGCTGGATTAGCTTTGTTACCCTAAGTAACTTACTCAATTTTTTGAGTCcgggtttccttatctgtaaaatagggatgaggAAATCGTGTTTTGCATGCCAGTACGAGAATTAGTAATAATGCACGTATTAGTATATGCTACCTAAGTGGGAAGAATCGTTCATACTTAGGGAGTTGGGTTGAAATAGCCCCACATTTGCCCTTTATCCTGTTGACAATATTTTCATCCTGGTATTTAAAGGAGCTGTGACAGAGTATGCAAAAATTAGTTTGCGCCGGAACTTGGGAATATGTATTTGTTCAATGAGTTATTAATAAAGTcttgaatttaaaaattcccCCTAGGTCCTTTTCAATAAAGTTTTGCTCAAACGGGGAGCTGGGATCTTATCGCGAGAATCTGGCGGAATGCGTTTCTGGCCCGGGACTTGCTCTCGCGTTGTTTGAGGAGGCAGTGGCGAGAGGTGAAAGGAAACACGAAATACCGCGAGAGAACTGCAGATTCTCGCGATATTTCCTGGGAttaccccctcccccttcctcccagtGCCGTTTCGGTTTAACCTAGTGTGTGACTGTGAGCCTCAGAGAGGGAGCGAGTGAGTGTGAGGTATTGAGGTGaggcggaagctagaaaaggGGCTCTTTCAGGAGCGAGGGACAAAGGGGGCGTGAGGCACCTAGGCCGCGGGACCCCAGCGACAGGAAGCCGCCCCGAGCCGGGCTACCGGGTAGGGGAAGGGCTCGCGCAGCCCTCACAGGGCCCGAGAGCCGGAGTCGGCCCCACAGCCCCGGGCCGTCGGTTTCCTACTTCCTCGACCTCCCCGGCGCCTGGGCCTGAGGATTGGCTCggcgtggggaggaggggaaacaGACTCGAGCGGCTCCCCGTTGTCTCGCAACTCCACTGCTGAGGAACTCTCATTTCTTCCCTGGCTCCTTCACCCCCCACCTCATGTAGGAGGGTGCTGAGGAGTCgggagggaggaggagcctgGGCTAccgtcccttccctccccacccccttgtaGGGGCGCTTTGGTAggcgtggggctggggctgggggggagggtgggggttaCTTTTTGGAGTGCTGGGgaactttttcccctttttgagGCCAGGGGAAAGGGAATGCCCAATCCAGAGAGACATGGGGGCAAGAAGGACGGGAGTGGAGGAGCTTCTGGAACTTTGCAGCCGTCATCGGGAGGTGGCAGCTCCAACAGCAGAGAGCGTCACCGCTTGGTGTCGAAGCACAAGCGGCATAGGTCCAAGCACTCCAAAGACATGGGGTTGGTGACCCCCGAAGCAGCACCTTTGGGTACAATTATCAAACCTTTGGTGGAGTATGATGACATTAGCTCTGATTCCGATACCTTCTCTGACGACATGGCCTTCAAACTGGACCGGAGGGAGACTGATGAACGTCGCGCGACTGACCGGAGTGACCGCCTGCACAAACACCGTCACCACCAGCACAGACGTTCCCGGGACTTACTAAAAACTAaacagtcagagaaagaaaagaacctgGAAGCCTCTAGCAAGTCGGGATCGATGAAGGACCGGATATCAGGAAGTTCAAAGCGTTCAAATGAGGAGAATGATGACCATGGGAAGTCGCAGGTCTCCAAAAGCAGCAGCAACAAGGAATCCAGGTCATCCAAACTCCATAAGGAGAAGACCCGGAAAGAACGTGAGTTGAAGTCCGGGCACAAAGACCGGAGTAAAAGTCATCGGAAGCGGGAAACACCCAAAAGTTACAAAACCGTGGACAGCCCCAAACGGAGGTCCAGGAGTCCCCACCGGAAGTGGTCGGACAGCCCCAAGCCAGATGATAGCCCCTCCGGAGCTTCTTACGGCCAAGATTATGACCTTAGTCCCCCGAGGTCTCACTCCTCTAGCAACTATGACTCCTACAAGAAGAGTCCGGGAAGTACCTCAAGAAGGCAGTCGGTCAGCCCACCTTACAAGGAGCCTTCGGCCTACCAGTCCAGCACACGGTCGCCCAGTCCCTACAGTAGACGACAGAGGTCGGTGAGTCCCTATAGCCGGCGACGTTCTTCCAGCTATGAAAGGAGTGGCTCTTACAGTGGGAGATCGCCCAGTCCCTACGGCCGCAGGCGGTCCAGCAGCCCTTTCCTGAGCAAGCGCTCTCTGAGCCGGAGTCCGCTCCCCAGGTGAGCTATTTGTCTAACAGCCCGTTCTTTCTTACGCCGGTTTATGAGGAACTGGCGATTAGACATGGTCACAGTTCGTTGAAGCCCCCAGTGTTCGTCATTGACTAGAGCACTTCGCTGTTGGCTAGTCATCCTGTAGGTGAGCCTGGTGGTCTCTTACCCAGACCTGGAGAAGTGCAGAGTTCACATGCCTACAGCTGCTAAAGGTAGGTTCTTCCAGGGGTGGGACCTTCAGTTGTAAGCTCCCCTGGGAGAAAAGTCACAGGCTTCTGCTTACTGACTGCATAGGATCGATACTGGTGCCCAGAGTTAATCCAGCTATTTCGGTTGCTTtgtcttaactttttaaaaatcacttggtATGAGTGCCTTAGGCTTCATTGGACCTGATTGGAGAtgtaagaaatgaaaactttgcATTTGTATTATCTCGGGGCTGTTTGCCTAAGTCATCTACCATTTGTGCTGTCCCCTGAGTCTCCAGACTTGTAAGTTTATTTCCTAACTGACCATTTTTTGGTAACTTACAAGAgactcctgtctttttttttttttttttttttgcggtacgcgggcctctcactgctgtggcctctcccgttgcggagcacaggctccggacgcgcaggctcagcggccacggctcacgggctcagccgctccgcggcatgtgggatattcccggaccggggcacgaacccgtgtcccctgcatcggcaggcggactctcaaccactgtgccaccagggaagcccgagactccTGTCTTTTATGTGATGTTTCTAGTGGAAATTCAGCCAAGTagttctttttcccttttatggtATAACCTAGCAGAAATTGGTTCCAAGgataatttgattttatttacagCATCACCATTGACTTATTTGTGACCACAGGTGAATTTCAAAATCTTTCTCTTAAAAATTGGTAATAGTACCTTCACTGTGATATTTTTGGTGAGAAAGTCCTgttagtttgaaatttaattgttgAAGTGAATTGTCTACAGAAAACTGTTCTTGTTTCTAGGTGGTGAGATGTACCTACCTCTTTGTAGACTTAACATTTTCCTCAAAAGCAGAACTTGGGCTTTGGAGTTAAACCTGAGTGGAATCCTAATCTTGCTTTGTGACCTTTGGCGtataatttaatttctctgtgtgtgaaatgggaataataactaCCTTCTtctagagttgttgtgaggatttattAGTAAATATGAATGCGTAAGCCAGGTACAGTGCCTGGTACTTGGAGCCAGTCAGTAAATTCTATCAATGAATGAGGGAAATGTTGTTGAACACTAGTAGAGAAATTACGCGAATTTGAAAAAATCCATGCATGTCTTTTATATGTCAATGTGAATAATTTTTGCTGACTTAAAGTTATAATTATTCATAAACTAGTTTGAATTCATCAAGCTACAGGAGTTCCTAGCTGTCAGAGTCTGAAATTCCTTAGGCTTTTCCCCTccattttattacaatttttcaaacacagaaaagttgaaagaattgtaGTGAGGACTCAAGTATGTACCACCTAGATTCTTTAGTTAATATTTGCTATACATTTTATCATCTCTATCCATCTCTCCACCTTCATTTGTTTTGATTCATCTcagagtaagttgcagacatccaTATACTTCACTATAAACACTTTAGCATGTACACCATTAGCTAGagttcacttttttgtttttggagggATGAGGGGTAAATTGATATACAGTGAAATGGATGTCTTAAGTGTACCATTTGTAAAAttgcttagttttttaaggatgcctaagaaatattctcagaatatttgttttcttgaGGGAGTAGTTTCATTAAGGCTGTTCTGAGAACTTTTGATTGTTATGGGGTTTGGGAATACAGAATTACATTGAGGCTAAAACACCAAAACAAGTTTCAGTAAAAACTGCTACTTTGCAATGATTCCTTTTGGATTCAAATCTCAAGTTCTCTCTTCCTCTACTCACTTAGTTGGAACTAGTGCAGTGATggtaaaaataaatcaagaaagaaTTGGAGACACAGTATTATAGGACACAAATATAAACACTACATAATAATCCTGGAGTCGCATGCACATTTTTAGTTGGCTTGAAAAGAGCATTATGTGTTTGGGTGTGTGCGTTATGT
Above is a genomic segment from Mesoplodon densirostris isolate mMesDen1 chromosome 18, mMesDen1 primary haplotype, whole genome shotgun sequence containing:
- the LOC132479055 gene encoding LOW QUALITY PROTEIN: tumor suppressor candidate 2-like (The sequence of the model RefSeq protein was modified relative to this genomic sequence to represent the inferred CDS: inserted 1 base in 1 codon), whose amino-acid sequence is MGASGSKXRDLWPFASAAGGGGPEAAVAEQALVRPRGRVVPRFVFTRRGSMFYDEDGDLAHEFYEETIVTKNGQKRAKLRRVHKNLIPQGIVKLDPPRLHVDFPVILYEV